The following coding sequences lie in one Spea bombifrons isolate aSpeBom1 chromosome 5, aSpeBom1.2.pri, whole genome shotgun sequence genomic window:
- the FAM171A1 gene encoding protein FAM171A1: MISSPAVILLCLLGCNVWKAVTKTLPGQNAAVQEVTLKVQVSDVSTHQPLSGALLEVFANQVSAASGTTGADGTALIKLQYRLGSQLIVTATKHAYVPNSAPWKPLRLPVFSSLSLGLLPEHSATLMVYDDIVQIVSGFQGSRLRPRVHFERRALSLPGNATYKDLTAFLTAASSPSEVDSFPYLLGSDGNVTGNSTRIDLTPVTAVSIHLLSSDGTDIPVSGPIFVTVPLPGPSNLKHNAHVPAWRFDQKHGTWLKSSIGIIQQEGDQLTWTYIAPQMGYWVAAMSSSSPGPVVTPDMTTYHTMFLLAILGGIAFILLVLLCLLLYYCRRKCLKPRQHHRKLQLSTALDCTKKDQATSMSHINLISPVHMEMMSSSGEADIHTPMLKPSYNTSQEFSSREELLSHQEEKSRMSLDNLTPTGTLRQVYNKSLDQFLLKSRKSAEISDGYAPSMKDEYRRSYNSVICQPLFENKDKDLKSSSNRVTAGSKPSIQEQTHPMPSAPEPEQMIDRRPNECMMSRSVDHLERPTSFPRSGQLICYNSVDQVNDSVYRNVMPTLVIPAHYMKLSGEHPFVSQPLIVSAEQPFEIERLQAELSSHAQHPQQMQNQQLSSQAMSQQHLQDGDGTEWSVQNTVLSESMSIPASLNDATIAQMNGEVQLLTEKALMELGGGRPMPHPRAWFVSLDGRSNAHIRHSYIDLQRAGKNGSNDASLDSGVDMNEPKTVRKGRGDKFSVRQHHPSKQHPTVPEYQPTDDMVSDSTAFTQLVYLEDLDQSGSECGTAVCSPEESRSFTEAPGRRSAGQLPSLQEEPIKRTADSSPVPLNSPEHELSLQDDCADDQGENKKSPWQKREERPLLAFNVK; encoded by the exons AGGTGACCCTGAAAGTGCAAGTTAGCGATGTGAGCACCCACCAACCGCTAAGCGGGGCTCTTCTAGAAGTCTTCGCCAACCAAGTTTCCGCAGCGTCGGGGACCACTGGAGCCGATGGGACGGCGTTAATTAAACTCCAGTACAGACTGGGGAGCCAGCTGATCGTCACCGCAACTAAGCATGCCTACGTGCCAAATTCCGCACCTTGGAAGCCACTCAGGTTGCCTG TCTTCTCCTCGCTAAGCCTTGGCTTACTCCCTGAGCACTCGGCCACGCTAATGGTGTACGACGACATTGTGCAGATAGTCTCAGGATTTCAAG GTTCCCGCTTGCGGCCTCGAGTTCACTTTGAGAGGAGAGCGCTGAGCCTCCCGGGAAACGCCACCTACAAGGATCTTACAGCGTTTTTGACGGCGGCGAGTAGCCCGTCGGAAGTCGATAGCTTTCCCTACCTGCTGGGCTCTGATGGGAACGTAACAG GGAACAGCACGAGGATCGACCTCACCCCGGTGACTGCTGTCAGCATCCACTTGCTCAGCAGCGATGGGACGGACATCCCGGTTAGCGGCCCCATCTTTGTGACCGTGCCGCTCCCGGGGCCCAGCAACCTGAAGCACAACGCGCATGTCCCGGCGTGGAGGTTCGACCAGAAGCATG GAACATGGTTAAAAAGTAGCATTGGGATCATTCAGCAAGAGGGGGACCAGCTCACCTGGACATATATTGCCCCACAGATGGGTTATTGGGTTGCTGCCATGTCTTCCTCCAGTCCAG GTCCTGTGGTAACACCAGACATGACCACCTATCACACAATGTTTCTTCTGGCAATTTTAGGCGGGATCGCTTTCATACTGCTAGTGTTACTGTGTCTACTGCTCTACTACTGCAG GCGAAAGTGCTTAAAGCCACGACAGCATCACAGAAAGCTTCAGCTTTCCACTGCCTTAGATTGTACTAAAAAGGATCAGGCCACTTCAATGTCTCACATCAACTTAATTAGCCCCGTCCACATGGAGATGATGTCTTCTAGTGGCGAGGCGGATATTCATACTCCGATGCTGAAGCCTTCTTATAATACGTCGCAGGAATTTAGCTCCAGAGAGGAGCTACTGTCGCATCAAGAAGAAAAGAGCAGAATGTCTTTGGATAACCTGACGCCAACTGGCACTTTGAGACAGGTCTACAATAAATCATTGGATCAATTCCTCCTAAAATCAAGGAAGTCTGCAGAAATATCAGATGGATATGCACCTTCCATGAAAGATGAATATCGAAGGAGTTACAATTCAGTGATCTGTCAGCCTTTGTTCGAAAACAAGGATAAAGACCTTAAATCTTCTTCCAATCGTGTTACGGCAGGAAGCAAACCAAGTATTCAGGAACAAACGCACCCAATGCCTTCTGCTCCTGAACCAGAGCAGATGATAGACCGACGGCCAAATGAATGTATGATGTCCCGCTCTGTGGATCACCTTGAAAGGCCAACGTCTTTTCCTCGGTCGGGTCAGCTCATATGCTACAATTCTGTAGACCAGGTGAATGACAGTGTTTACCGTAACGTTATGCCTACCCTGGTCATTCCAGCACATTATATGAAACTATCAGGAGAACATCCTTTTGTAAGCCAGCCGCTGATTGTCTCAGCCGAGCAGCCATTTGAAATAGAAAGGCTCCAAGCTGAACTGTCATCTCATGCGCAACATCCTCAGCAAATGCAAAATCAGCAGTTAAGTTCTCAAGCGATGTCACAACAGCATCTGCAAGACGGCGATGGAACAGAATGGAGCGTCCAAAACACAGTTCTTTCAGAATCCATGTCCATTCCAGCTTCCTTAAACGATGCTACCATTGCCCAAATGAATGGCGAAGTGCAGCTGTTGACAGAAAAGGCTTTGATGGAGCTTGGTGGGGGTCGCCCCATGCCTCATCCCCGTGCCTGGTTTGTGTCATTGGATGGGCGATCCAATGCACACATTAGACATTCATATATAGATCTTCAAAGAGCTGGAAAAAACGGGAGTAACGATGCCAGCCTGGATTCTGGTGTTGACATGAATGAACCAAAAACTGTAAGAaagggaagaggtgataagttcTCAGTGCGGCAGCATCACCCCTCCAAGCAGCATCCGACTGTACCGGAGTACCAGCCAACTGATGACATGGTCTCAGACAGTACAGCCTTTACCCAACTCGTTTATTTGGAGGACCTGGACCAAAGCGGCAGTGAATGTGGAACTGCGGTTTGCAGCCCTGAGGAGAGTCGATCCTTTACTGAAGCCCCGGGAAGGAGGAGTGCTGGCCAACTACCCAGTCTTCAGGAAGAGCCCATAAAAAGAACTGCAGATTCGTCACCAGTGCCATTAAACAGCCCGGAGCATGAACTTTCCCTCCAAGATGATTGTGCCGACGACCAaggtgaaaacaaaaaaagccctTGGCAAAAACGAGAAGAAAGGCCACTTCTGGCTTTTAACGTGAAATGA